In a single window of the Cucumis melo cultivar AY chromosome 11, USDA_Cmelo_AY_1.0, whole genome shotgun sequence genome:
- the LOC127143920 gene encoding uncharacterized protein LOC127143920: MESIYPTIRDYLSNDGFEKWSQAYSHRRRYRMMTSNYAKSIDLVFKDLRELPLATMLSSIKNVLHSGFMDEIEIAIDLFLSHIDTDILLSVDPISMIEYKVTDENQQFIVKLNVGYYSCRVWDVEEIPCSHALAIL, translated from the exons atggagtcCATTTATCCAACTAtcagagattatcttagtaatgatggttttgagaagtggtctcaAGCATATTCACATAGACGtaggtatagaatgatgacatcaaattatGCAAAAAGTATAGATttagtgtttaaagatcttagagaactacctTTGGCTACGATGCTTAGTTCAATTAAGAATGTATTGCATAGTGGTTTTATGGACGAA ATAGAGATAGCAATTGATCTGTTCCTATCTCATATAGACACAGATATATTGTTATCT gttgatccaattaGTATGATTGAATACAAAGTAACGGATGAaaatcaacagtttattgtgaagttaaacgtCGGATATTATAGCTGCcgagtatgggatgttgaagaaattccttgttCGCATGCTCTTGCTATTCTatga
- the LOC103496030 gene encoding uncharacterized protein LOC103496030 has translation MWRVFAVIRPTLHNFTNSHRIADESMFTTTDQFPTYAAAANNRRTFSTAIFNIIRAPFSILSCFAPPSVHRSPDAFWLSGDHYFASTISEINHLMVSDGMRYAILM, from the coding sequence ATGTGGCGGGTGTTTGCAGTTATTCGCCCCACCCTCCACAACTTCACCAACAGCCACCGCATTGCTGATGAGAGTATGTTCACTACAACTGATCAATTCCCCACTTACGCTGCCGCCGCCAACAACCGACGAACCTTTTCCACCGCCATCTTCAACATCATTCGTGCTCCTTTCTCTATTCTCTCTTGCTTCGCTCCACCCTCTGTTCACCGCTCCCCCGACGCCTTCTGGCTCTCTGGTGACCACTATTTTGCCTCCACTATTTCCGAGATCAACCACCTTATGGTAAGCGATGGCATGCGTTACGCCATATTGATGTAA